In a single window of the Lodderomyces elongisporus chromosome 4, complete sequence genome:
- a CDS encoding uncharacterized protein (BUSCO:EOG09260R9L): protein MSIAFNLPYHYKLDARVTSKNQNLQTYYETSTGVWRTRTSQTTQSTYKIIDNLEKIVDAVNAINAGSLCSATSPTAGSVEYSITSNSVCFLVQGDNEFINKAKLHILNSYKCITAKTICVTEAEFMKIDTKFIDEMNQLCQMYQIEVIINNCKSSYTEKKTAISGSTGTPTSVNIFDVSDVVHSIHMIGEDSSLAQFETCLKVLIDSCLKGYLIEAINVPIGIIPLIGGGSGSASADGKQKFASFEQIAKQCKANIYLPSLTTEPLESNIWLTAKSAAEVLVTKTMLNKLISTEGQLVTLKTTLDQNKLDLMMLHDKKELQGLMSKYSVTLQFPKFGEQTITVQGLEIAKIEECAKAINNIAARYYTLTGFSHSIMSLQQACCNYTKTCTLVTNEQNYEFAITGSAKEIKSLLHTACDSCNQLNLRLELNIEQKEFISGKKNGKLLKILNQLNNIPTFKFSNNNEYNFFIDILVQQQQQQQQQQQQQQNHVILNTIELIELELPSELRFNIPEVFHKSVIGNGGSIIQSIMKRYNVFIKFSSNYDKSTNLYCLQRESNVLIKCPRKNMSNIPLVKDEIDSLVLKYSMNEAVQQHQNVATTVSASNTTVYYNLKFRILRNHYLMLVNNNKLHLINQLEHDYNSFIDFPKSVESFGSENYLDFNIKGSETKIRSCARQISNLLPSSYEFKFTLNDKGGKFYEQFDFEKFEEELVIPFKLLLGCEVIVNEKPLDQSAASYHQIIMSYYDNSKLTQAIESMAYWLGERGYFICDRDVMSFSPILESSVSSPIKMTNVSNMFSPLAPPAPAQFMPLQSITNYNFNSSIKSSPLKSNNNNNNLHKSLNSNLNLNYNQNYNYDYDYDFNSNSNHKYDNKYNYKYNYNTPSQLQSPTNKQNSYYMVSPSRQQLMAHSPVKQLASPYMPPAPPSPTRKSAAYYGYGQSPTRSSKKFGNGMDEVRYTKNFSNNHPSSMKVSISPVKFNLQPILGETNNNNIYNNA, encoded by the coding sequence ATGTCCATCGCATTTAACTTGCCCTACCATTATAAGCTTGATGCTAGAGTCACatcaaaaaatcaaaatttgCAAACATATTATGAAACAAGCACTGGTGTTTGGAGAACACGCACAAGTCAAACCACTCAATCAACATACAAAATAATTGACAATTTAGAAAAGATTGTTGATGCAGTCAATGCAATCAACGCCGGTTCTTTATGCTCAGCCACCAGCCCTACAGCAGGATCTGTGGAATACTCTATAACCAGCAACTCGGTTTGTTTCTTAGTTCAGGGCGACAATGAgtttatcaacaaggcaaaGTTGCACATCTTGAACTCATACAAATGCATTACAGCAAAGACTATTTGCGTTACCGAAGCCGAATTTATGAAGATTGATACCAAATTTATTGATGAAATGAATCAATTGTGTCAAATGTACCAAATAGAAGTGATCATCAATAACTGTAAACTGTCATAcacagaaaagaaaactgcAATTTCTGGCTCTACTGGTACTCCTACTTCTGTTAACATATTTGATGTGAGCGATGTTGTACACAGCATTCATATGATTGGTGAGGATTCAAGTTTAGCCCAATTTGAAACTTGTCTCAAGGTTCTTATTGACCTGTGTTTGAAAGGTTACTTGATTGAGGCAATCAATGTACCAATTGGCATTATTCCACTTATCGGAGGTGGCAGTGGCTCGGCTAGTGCAGATGgtaaacaaaaatttgCCAGTTTTGAGCAAATTGCAAAGCAATGCAAAGCCAATATTTATTTGCCCAGCTTAACAACAGAACCTTTAGAGCTGAACATTTGGCTCACTGCAAAAAGCGCCGCTGAAGTATTGGTTACAAAAACAATGTTGAACAAGTTGATCTCAACTGAAGGGCAATTAGTTACCTTGAAAACCACATTAGACCAAAACAAGCTTgatttgatgatgttgcATGACAAGAAGGAGTTGCAAGGTTTAATGCTGAAATACTCCGTTACACTTCAATTCCCCAAATTTGGTGAACAAACTATTACTGTGCAAGGTCTTGAAATTGCCAAGATTGAAGAGTGTGCAAAGGCAATCAATAACATTGCCGCAAGGTACTATACTCTCACGGGCTTTTCTCATTCAATAATGTCCTTGCAACAAGCTTGTTGCAACTACACAAAAACTTGCACTTTGGTTACAAACGAACAAAACTATGAATTTGCAATCACTGGATCTGCCAAGGAGATTAAATCATTACTTCACACGGCGTGCGACTCTTGTAATCAGCTCAATCTCCGCCTTGAACTCaatattgaacaaaaagagtttATTAGCGgcaaaaagaatggaaaatTGCTCAAAATTCTTAACCAATTGAACAATATACCCACATTCAAAtttagcaacaacaacgagtATAATTTCTTCATTGACATTTTagttcaacaacaacaacaacaacaacagcaacaacagcaacagcagaaTCATGTTATTCTCAATACAATTGAGTTAATTGAGTTAGAATTACCATCAGAGTTGAGATTCAACATTCCTGAGGTGTTTCACAAATCAGTTATTGGTAATGGTGGATCCATTATCCAATCTATTATGAAGAGGTACAATGTTTTTATCAAATTCTCATCAAATTACGACAAATCGACAAACTTGTATTGTTTGCAGAGGGAGTCGAATGTGTTGATCAAGTGTCCACGTAAAAACATGCTGAACATTCCATTGGTCAAAGATGAAATTGACCTGTTGGTACTCAAGTATAGCATGAACGAAGCAGtgcaacaacaccaaaatGTGGCCACAACCGTTTCAGCCTCCAACACTACAGTCTATTATAACCTTAAATTTCGCATTTTGAGAAACCACTACTTGATGTTggtcaacaacaataagtTGCATCTTATAAATCAATTAGAACATGATTACAATTCATTTATTGATTTCCCTAAATCAGTTGAATCGTTTGGATCCGAAAACTACCTCGATTTCAATATCAAAGGTTCAGAAACCAAGATTAGGTCATGTGCAAGAcaaatttcaaatcttCTTCCATCTTCATATGAGTTTAAGTTTACTCTCAATGATAAAGGTGGAAAGTTTTATGAgcaatttgattttgagaaatttgaagaagaattggTTATTCCATTTAAACTTCTTCTTGGATGCGAGGTGATTGTTAATGAAAAACCTCTCGATCAGAGTGCTGCATCATATCATCAAATAATCATGTCTTATTATGATAATTCTAAGCTCACTCAGGCTATTGAGTCAATGGCGTATTGGCTTGGCGAACGTGGTTATTTTATTTGCGATAGAGATGTGATGTCTTTTAGTCCGATATTGGAGTCGTCGGTGTCTTCCCCCATAAAGATGACTAATGTGTCAAATATGTTCTCACCGCTTGCACCTCCAGCGCCAGCGCAATTCATGCCTTTGCAAAGTATAACAAATTataatttcaattcttcgATAAAGAGCTCGCCTCtcaaatcaaacaataacaataacaatttgCACAAAAGCTTAAATTCAAACTTGAATTTGAACTATAACCAAAACTACAATTACGATTACGATTACGATTTTAATTCCAATTCTAATCACAAGTACGACAACAAGTACAATTACAAGTACAATTATAATACCCCTAGTCAATTACAGTCTCCAACCAATAAGCAGAATAGCTACTATATGGTGTCGCCTTCAAGACAACAGTTGATGGCCCATTCACCGGTGAAACAATTGGCCTCGCCATACATGCCTCCCGCGCCTCCATCACCAACGAGAAAAAGTGCCGCATATTACGGATACGGTCAATCACCAACTAGATCAAGTAAGAAATTTGGTAATGGTATGGACGAAGTTAGATACACTAagaatttttcaaacaatcACCCATCTTCCATGAAAGTTTCTATTCTGCCTGTAAAATTCAATTTACAACCTATTCTTGGAGAAAcgaacaataacaacatcTATAATAATgcctga
- the PEX7 gene encoding peroxisomal targeting signal 2 receptor (BUSCO:EOG09262VOC), which translates to MLSFRTQGYNGYGIQYSPYFDNKLAVATAANYGLVGNGKLFILDIEPSGRVREQMSWETQDGLFDLAWSEIHENQCVVASGDGSIKLFDTTVAQFPIMQWREHQREVFSVNWNLVDKTNFVTGSWDGTIKIWSHQRQESMLTLDPSSHDFTTKTAPIHATARGNISTVPLSHHPNHQKQPSDTSHCIYSAQFSPHSPSMLISCNGSSQVHIWDIRTPHPLQLSFISHNGMETLSVDWNKYKSTVVASAGTDKSVRIWDLRMISNIDQPSAQSPMPASHHRGPTPLNEFIGHEFAVRRVQWSPHDSRELMSTSYDMTARIWRDESDERARFLNTKVGGARGIMGRHREFVIGCDYSLWGEPGWCATTGWDEMVYIWDSKRL; encoded by the coding sequence ATGCTTTCTTTTAGGACCCAGGGCTATAATGGGTACGGCATACAGTATTCACCATACTTTGATAACAAACTTGCCGTGGCGACTGCGGCCAATTATGGCCTTGTTGGAAATGGGAAACTTTTTATTCTCGACATTGAGCCACTGGGGCGTGTTCGAGAGCAAATGTCATGGGAGACACAGGATGGGCTATTTGACTTGGCTTGGAGTGAAATCCATGAAAACCAATGTGTGGTTGCGAGTGGAGATGGTCTGATTAAATTGTTTGACACCACAGTGGCACAGTTTCCTATTATGCAATGGCGGGAGCATCAACGAGAAGTATTTCTGGTCAATTGGAATTTGGTCGACAAGACAAACTTTGTTACTGGTTCCTGGGATGGGACCATCAAGATTTGGTCACATCAGAGGCAAGAGTCAATGCTCACCTTGGACCCTCTGTCTCATGACTTCACCACCAAAACAGCACCAATACATGCTACTGCTAGAGGAAATATAAGCACTGTTCCACTTCTGCATCATCCTAACCATCAGAAACAGCCGTCGGATACTTCACACTGCATTTACTCTGCACAATTCTCACCTCATTCGCCTAGTATGCTAATATCATGCAATGGCTCATCGCAAGTGCACATTTGGGATATTCGTACACCACACCCATTACAActttcatttatttctcATAATGGAATGGAGACGCTTAGTGTTGACTGGAACAAGTACAAGTCAACTGTTGTGGCTTCTGCTGGAACAGACAAGAGTGTACGTATATGGGATCTTCGTATGATTAGTAATATCGATCAACCATCGGCACAATCACCCATGCCGGCATCACACCATCGAGGTCCGACCCCATTGAACGAATTTATCGGTCACGAATTTGCAGTTCGCAGAGTCCAATGGTCACCACACGATAGCCGTGAGTTGATGAGTACATCATATGATATGACTGCTAGAATATGGAGAGACGAAAGTGACGAAAGGGCAAGATTTTTGAATACAAAAGTAGGTGGCGCTAGAGGTATAATGGGAAGACATAGAGAGTTTGTTATTGGATGCGATTATAGTTTATGGGGTGAGCCAGGATGGTGTGCTACTACCGGATGGGATGAGATGGTTTACATATGGGATTCAAAGCGTCTTTAG